In Capricornis sumatraensis isolate serow.1 chromosome 16, serow.2, whole genome shotgun sequence, a genomic segment contains:
- the CENATAC gene encoding centrosomal AT-AC splicing factor, giving the protein MAPAQRCPLCRQTFFCGRGHVYSRKHQRQLKVALERLLPQVEAARKAVRAAQVERYVPEHERWCWCLCCGCEVRKHLSHGNLTVLHGGLLEHLASPEHKKATNKFWWENKAEFQMKEKFLISPQDFARFKKSMVKSLDSYEEKEDEVIKEMAAQIREVEQSRQEMVRSVLEPQTVPDPEEGSSAPGSWNGTSSQVASTSQQPSYLDLPPAPELDWMETGQPLTFIGHQDTPGIGNIHSGATPPWMVQDEDCSSGNQQIGPSYEEFLKEKEKQKLKKLPPDRVGANFDHSSSTSAGWLPSFGRVWNNGRRWQSRHQFKTEAAARNKQQSHKGKTLMAS; this is encoded by the exons ATGGCGCCGGCGCAGCGTTGTCCTCTTTGCCGCCAGACTTTCTTCTGCGGTCGCGGGCACGTCTACAGTCGCAAGCACCAGCGGCAGCTGAAGGTGGCTTTGGAGCGGCTCCTGCCGCAG GTGGAGGCCGCCCGCAAGGCCGTCCGCGCTGCTCAGGTGGAGCGTTACGTGCCCGAGCACGAACGATGGTGCTGGTGCCTATGCTGCGGCTGTGAGGTGCGGAAACACCTGAGCCACGGAAACCTGACCGTTCTGCACGGGGGGCTGCTGGAGCATCTGGCCAG TCCAGAGCACAAGAAAGCAACCAACAAATTCTGGTGGGAAAACAAGGCTGAGTTCCAGATGAAAGAGAAGTTTTTGATCTCCCCCCAGGACTTTGCACG ATTCAAGAAATCCATGGTGAAAAGTCTGGATTCCTATGAGGAAAAAGAGGATGAAGTGATTAAAGAG atggcagctcaGATCCGAGAGGTGGAGCAAAGCCGGCAGGAGATGGTTCGGTCTGTCTTAGAG CCTCAGACAGTGCCAGACCCAGAAGAGGGCTCTTCAGCACCTGGAAGCTGGAATGGGACGAGCAG CCAAGTAGCCTCCACCTCACAGCAGCCCTCATACTTGGACCTGCCACCAGCCCCCGAGCTCGACTGGATGGAGACAGGACAGCCTCTGACATTCATTGGCCATCAG GATACACCAGGAATTGGTAACATACACTCAG GTGCCACACCCCCCTGGATGGTCCAAGATGAGGACTGTAGTTCTGGGAACCAACAAATAGGACCCTCCTATGAAGAGTTTCTTAAAGAAA aggaaaaacagaaactgAAGAAACTCCCACCAGACAGAGTTGGGGCCAACTTTGACCACAGCTCCAGCACCAGTGCCGGCTGGCTGCCCTCTTTTGGCCGGGTCTGGAATAATGGACGCCGCTGGCAATCCAG GCATCAGTTCAAAACGGAAGCTGCAGCAAGAAACAAACAGCAGTCACATAAAGGAAAAACACTAATGGCTTCCTGA
- the RPS25 gene encoding small ribosomal subunit protein eS25, whose amino-acid sequence MPPKDDKKKKDAGKSAKKDKDPVNKSGGKAKKKKWSKGKVRDKLNNLVLFDKATYDKLCKEVPNYKLITPAVVSERLKIRGSLARAALQELLSKGLIKLVSKHRAQVIYTRNTKGGDAPAAGEDA is encoded by the exons ATG CCGCCCAAGGACgacaagaagaagaaagatgCCGGAAAGTCGGCCAAGAAAGACAAAGATCCAGTGAACAAATCTGGGGGCAAGGCCAAAAAGAAG AAGTGGTCCAAAGGCAAAGTTCGGGACAAGCTCAATAACCTAGTCTTGTTTGACAAAGCAACATATGACAAACTCTGTAAAGAAGTTCCCAACTATAAGCTTATAACTCCAGCTGTGGTCTCTGAGAGACTGAAGATTCGTGGTTCCCTGGCCAGAGCAGCCCTTCAGGAACTCCTTAGTAAAG GACTTATTAAACTGGTTTCAAAGCACAGAGCTCAAGTGATTTACACCAGAAACACCAAGGGTGGAGATGCCCCAGCTGCTGGTGAAGATGCATGA